DNA sequence from the Alphaproteobacteria bacterium genome:
CGTCGCGCTTTACTCTGAAAAGCTTCGGCTTCAGCGGATCGCCAACCGACAGAAACACTTCGCCCATGGCGACGGGGCCGGCCTGGAATTCACATTTCGCCGCTCTTGTAGGGTCAAGCATCATATGAAGAAGGTCGGCTTTCGCATCTTGCAGCGTATTCGACTCGAGATACAGAGCTTGCCGCGAATAGCCCTGGCGGGTCGCCCATATGCCTACGTCCGCGATCCTGGCCGTGCTCCATTTGCCGTCTTCGGCTGCAGCGCAGAAGCGGCCTTTTCTTTTCATCCTCAGCCGTCCCGTGGAGCCGATATCCTTGCGTAAAGCCTTCAGCGCCGCCTTCACCCCCCGCGACATTTCGATGGCCGCATATTTGGCGGCTTCGATGACAGTCGCTTCGGCAACGGCTTGCTGGAGGTCTTGAGAAACGATGGACCTGATAATAACCTGATCCGCTACCTGCATTGAAACCGGCATAAAAATTCTCCTTATTAAGATATCAATGGCGGGAAATTATCCCGCCACTTGCGGAACGTCAACATTCTGTTGGCGCAACCGCGAGAGCCTGCGGCCTTTCGGATATATTGGTTACGTCCAAAAGACGACCCCTTGGCAGACGACCTTTTTCAGCCCAATGTCCCCTTCAAGCCCCTTGCCAGAATCAAGCAAAAGGATTCTAATCGCCGAATCGTTTTTTCGATTGTCCCTCTTGCTTTCTTACGTTCCAGGAGCGTCCCATGGCCATTAATCTTTCCATCGCCGAAGCCGACAATATTCTGCGGCCGCGCATCACCGTCATGGGCGTCGGCGGCGCGGGCGGCAATGCCGTCAACAACATGATCCGCTCCCAGCTGGAAGGCTGCGATTTCGTCGCCGCCAACACCGACGCCCAGGCGCTCGCCAACTCGCTCGCGCCGCGCAAGCTGCAACTCGGCATCAACCAGACGCGCGGCCTCGGCGCGGGATCGAAGCCGGAAAGCGGCCGCGCCGCCGCCGAAGAGCAAATCGCCGACATCATGGCCTGCCTCGAGCAGACCGACATGGTATTCGTCACCGCCGGCATGGGCGGCGGCACCGGCACCGGGGCGGCCCCCGTCATCGCCCGCGCGGCGCGCGAGATGGGCATCCTGACCGTCGGCGTCGTGACCAGGCCGTTCGATTTCGAAGGCAACCGCCGCCGCCAGATGTCCGATATGGGCCTCGCCGATCTTCAGCAATATGTCGACACGCTGATCATCATCCCGAACCAGAACCTGTTCCGCATGGCGAACGAGAAGACGACGTTCGCCGACGCTTTCCGCATGGCCGACGAAGTCCTGCATTGCGGCGTGCGCGGCATCACCGACCTGATGGTCATGCCGGGCTTCATGAATCTCGATTTCGCCGACGTGAAAACCGTCATGGCGGAAATGGGCAAGGCGATGATGGGCACGGGCGAAGCGGAAGGCGATCACCGCGCGCTGCGCGCCGCCGAAGCCGCGATTTCCAACCCGCTGCTCGAAGACACGTCGATGAAGGGCGCCAAAGGCGTGCTCATCAACATCACCGGCGGCATGGATATGACGCTGTTCGAAGTCGATCAGGCCGCCAACCGCATCCGGGAAGAAGTCGATCCCGACGCCCAGATCA
Encoded proteins:
- the ftsZ gene encoding cell division protein FtsZ; the encoded protein is MAINLSIAEADNILRPRITVMGVGGAGGNAVNNMIRSQLEGCDFVAANTDAQALANSLAPRKLQLGINQTRGLGAGSKPESGRAAAEEQIADIMACLEQTDMVFVTAGMGGGTGTGAAPVIARAAREMGILTVGVVTRPFDFEGNRRRQMSDMGLADLQQYVDTLIIIPNQNLFRMANEKTTFADAFRMADEVLHCGVRGITDLMVMPGFMNLDFADVKTVMAEMGKAMMGTGEAEGDHRALRAAEAAISNPLLEDTSMKGAKGVLINITGGMDMTLFEVDQAANRIREEVDPDAQIKVGSTLSEGLNGVIRVSVIATGIEAQAMQQQSSQTGAGPGLMGGLRSMNSTPNPAPVPRTISPVVQAATAASRQPEPVTAPAPFLATQQRAFAPSQAFQQHTQQPQNPPQSFTAGRTAETPAPAAPQAAAQPAALRGQQIGNQFVAPRPMETPRSVTASAPQTAPAAAPAAARTQPALHTIPVEADKPGHSRNPNAKRAENLFTRITGFGIARPSNEEETTAMAAQPQLNVNPSDRQAIIQDEEDNLSEIPAFLRRQTNH